The nucleotide sequence ATCGTCGTCGGGATCTTCGCACCGACCTTCGCCATGACGTCCTTGCGGTAGTACGTGCCGAAGGTGTCGGTGTGCTGCGGGATCCCGTGCACCTTGCCGTCGACCTGCGCGGCCTTCCAGAACGTCTCGCCGAAGCCGTCCCCGTAGCCCTTCTTCAGGTAGTCGTCGAGGGCGACGAAGCCGCCGTTCTGCGCCCACCGGCCGAAGCCCTGCCAGGTGTTGCGGATGATGTCGGGCGCGTTGCCGCCGGCGAGCTGGGTCGACATGTACTGGTTGAAGTCGCCGTTCGGCGTCACCTGCACCTTGATGTTCACGCCGGGGTACATCTTCTTGTACTCGGCGGCGAACTTGCGGTACGCGACGACGTCGGCCGGGATGTTCCAGGTGGTGAGCACCAGGTCGGCCTTCGTGCTCTTCGTCACCGCCGCGGTCCCCGCGCTGGCACCGGTCGAGGTGCTGCAGGCGGCGAGAGCGGGAGCGAGGGCCGCGAGGCCGGCGGCGCTCGCCGCGTACTTCAGGACGGTGCGGCGACTGACGCCGGGTGTCTCGCTGTCGTGTCCGGGCATGGGAACTCCTTTGTTCGTGGTGGGTGCGCGCGAGGGCGCGCGGGAGCGAGCCGGCGGCCGCTGTCGTTCCGCCGGGCGGGGTGGGTCTGAGTTCTGGTCTCTGGGGTCTGGTCGGGTGAGGTGGGGTGGGGTGGGGTCAGTGGGCGGCGTCGGCCAGCGCGGCGGGCTCAGGATCGGGGAGCGTGCTCGCTGCTCCTGCGCCCGGCACCTCGACCCCCTCGGGCAGCCGCAGCGCCTCGGGCAGGAGGGCGCGGTGGGCCTGGAGCAGTTCGTCGGTCATCGCGTGGATCTGGTCGAGGGTGCAGTGGGCCGCGGTCAGGGGGTCCATCGCGACGGCGTGGTAGACGTTCTCGCGGTTGCCGGTGAGCGCCGCCTGCACGGCGAGCGTCTGGACGTTGACGTTCGTGCGGTTGAGCGCGGCGAGCTGCAGCGGGAGGTCGCCGACGTAGGTCGGCTGCACTCCTGAGCGGTCGACGAGGCAGGGCACCTCGACGCAGGCGTCGTCCGGCAGGTTCGTGATGAGGGCGCCGCGGTTCGGCACGTTGCCGTAGATCACGCTCGGCACGCCGGTCACGAGCGAGTTGACGATCGTGGCGCCGTACTCGACGCTCGGCTCGAGGTGGTCCTTGAGCTTCGCGAGCTGCTGGTCGATGTCGCCCTGCTCGTCGTGTGCCGAGCAGATCTCGTAGTAGTCCCAGCGCTCGGGGATGAACTCGAGCGTCGTCTCGGCGTCCTTGCGGAAGTATGGCAGGTACTCCGAGGCGTGGTGGCTCGACTCGGTCTCGAAGAAGCCGAAGGCGTCCATGAGCGTCGTGCGGACCTGCTCGTTGCCGCCCTCGTAGTTGCTCTCGGCCGTGGCCGCCTCGCTGTGGTCGCCGTCATCCTGCAGGAGCCCGGCGCCACCCCGACCGCGGAGGTGCTTGGCCGCCATCACCTCGCGCAGCCGCGGGTAGAGGTCTTCGCCGTGGCGCTCGAACTTCAGGATCCACGCCTGGTGGTTGATGCCGGCCGAGATGTAGTTCACCTCGTCGTACGGCACGCCGAGAGTGCGCGCGAGCATGCGGGTCGTGCCCTGCACGCTGTGGCAGAGGCCGACGGTCGTGAGGCCCTTGGCGTTGAGGAACGCCGTCGCCATCGCCATCGGATTGGCGTAGTTGATGAACTGCGCGTCGGGGCAGAGCTCGAGGGCATCCTGAGCGATCGCCTCGTAGACGGGTGCGGAGCGCAGGAACCGGAACACGCCGCCGGGGCCGACGGTGTCGCCGACCGTCTGGTCGACGCCGTACCGGCGCGGGATCTCGACGTCCCAGCGGTACGAGTCGATGCCGCCGACCTGGAAGGTGATGATCACGACGTCGGCGTCGGTGAGGGCCTCCCGTCGGTCGCTCGTCGCGACGATGTCGGTGTCGAAGCCGTGGTGCTCGGCGAGCTCGCGGGCTCCTGCCGCCACTCGCTCGACGCGCTCGGCGTTGATGTCCATCAGGCACAGCTGCGCGTCGCGCAGGGCCGGGAAGCTCAGGAGGTCGCCGATGAGGCGGAAGGGGAACACGAAGCCGCCGGCTCCGATGATCGTGATTTTCGTCGTCATGAAGGGCAGGTTAGGAACCGACGCCGGGTCGTGACCTCCGTCTGGCGCGGTGGTTCTTCCAGAATCCTCAGATCGTGTCTATGGTGATCGCGTGAGCCAACGACGGCTTCTCGAAGCCCCCCTCCAGTCCGAGTCCTTCTGCGACCAGCCGCGCCTGAGTGACGTCGACGTCGAGGTCGACGTCCCCGCCATCTGGGTGCGACACGGCCGCCCGCCGCACATGCCGCGGCCCCACCGGCACGACGATCTCGAGCTGAACTTCGTCGTCTCGGGCGAGCTCGACTACCTGTTCGGAGGCATGCCGCTCAAAGTATGCGCTGGGCAGATCGCCGTGTTCTGGGGTGCCACTCCCCATCGTCTCGTTGAACAGGACGACGAGTCGTCGATCGAATGCCTCTGGGTGCATATACCGCTGGAGACCGTCTTCGGGTGGGCTCTGCCGCGCGACTACCTCAGCGACCTGCTTACCAGTCGACCGATCGTGCTGCCGTCCGACTCGGCCGGGCGCGACGTCGAGTCGATGTTCCACTCCTGGATGAGCGACCTCATGGACGAAGGGGCGCAGGACTTCGCGCTGCTGGAGATCCATGCGCTCGTGCGGCGTCTGCTGCATCGGCACGCGGAGCATCTGGCGGCGGTCGCGGCGTCGGAGGGGGCGGCGGGGGCCGATCCTGCGCCCCTGGGGCTGACGCCGACACCGGGTGCGCACGCCGACGGCATGCAGCACGTGGTCGAGATGGCGCGGTACGTGACGGCGAACTTCCGGTCGGAGATCGCGGCCGCCGACATCGCCCGCGCGACGCACCTCAACCCGAACTACGCGATGACGCTGTTCCGAGAGACGGTGGGCACCACGCTCGGCGCGTACCTCACGCGGTGCCGGGTGGCGGAGGCGCAGCGACTGCTGCTCACGACGAGCCTCACGACGGTCGAGATCGCCGACGCGGCCGGGTTCGGGTCGCAGTCGTCGTTCTACGCGCACTTCACTCGCACGTGCGGGGTGTCGCCGAGCGCGTATCGGCGCAGCCTCCGCTAGCCGGCCGCGCCGCCGCGCGCGCCGTCAGACAGGGCGGGCGGGGCGGAGGCGGGCGGCCGTCTGGCAGGGTGGAGGCATGCTCTCCCCGCTGCTGCGCGCCTGCCTCTTCGACATGGACGGCACCATCGTCGACTCGACACCCGTCGGCAACCGGGCCTGGGGGCGGTGGGCCGACGAGGCGGGCATCGTCGATCGCACGTTCATGGAG is from Frondihabitans australicus and encodes:
- a CDS encoding alpha-glucosidase/alpha-galactosidase, which produces MTTKITIIGAGGFVFPFRLIGDLLSFPALRDAQLCLMDINAERVERVAAGARELAEHHGFDTDIVATSDRREALTDADVVIITFQVGGIDSYRWDVEIPRRYGVDQTVGDTVGPGGVFRFLRSAPVYEAIAQDALELCPDAQFINYANPMAMATAFLNAKGLTTVGLCHSVQGTTRMLARTLGVPYDEVNYISAGINHQAWILKFERHGEDLYPRLREVMAAKHLRGRGGAGLLQDDGDHSEAATAESNYEGGNEQVRTTLMDAFGFFETESSHHASEYLPYFRKDAETTLEFIPERWDYYEICSAHDEQGDIDQQLAKLKDHLEPSVEYGATIVNSLVTGVPSVIYGNVPNRGALITNLPDDACVEVPCLVDRSGVQPTYVGDLPLQLAALNRTNVNVQTLAVQAALTGNRENVYHAVAMDPLTAAHCTLDQIHAMTDELLQAHRALLPEALRLPEGVEVPGAGAASTLPDPEPAALADAAH
- a CDS encoding helix-turn-helix domain-containing protein, giving the protein MSQRRLLEAPLQSESFCDQPRLSDVDVEVDVPAIWVRHGRPPHMPRPHRHDDLELNFVVSGELDYLFGGMPLKVCAGQIAVFWGATPHRLVEQDDESSIECLWVHIPLETVFGWALPRDYLSDLLTSRPIVLPSDSAGRDVESMFHSWMSDLMDEGAQDFALLEIHALVRRLLHRHAEHLAAVAASEGAAGADPAPLGLTPTPGAHADGMQHVVEMARYVTANFRSEIAAADIARATHLNPNYAMTLFRETVGTTLGAYLTRCRVAEAQRLLLTTSLTTVEIADAAGFGSQSSFYAHFTRTCGVSPSAYRRSLR